In Pseudosulfitobacter pseudonitzschiae, the sequence CGTATTCGACAAGGTTTCCGAGGTGAAAGAACGCGGTTTTCTGGCTGACGCGCGCGGCCTGTTGCATCGAGTGCGTGACGATCACGACAGAATAATTCTGGCGCAATTCGTCAATCAATTCCTCGACTTGTGCGGTGGCAATCGGATCCAGCGCCGAACATGGTTCGTCCATCAGCAACACTTCGGGTTCGGTGGCCACGGCGCGCGCGATGCACAGGCGCTGTTGTTGGCCGCCCGACAGGCCGGTGCCGGGCCCGTCCAGACGGTCCTTGACCTCGTCCCAGATGGCACCGCGACGCAAGGCGCGCTCGACGATGTTGTCCAGGTCGGCCTTGTTTCGGGCCAGACCGTGAATGCGCGGGCCATAGGCCACGTTGTCATAGATCGACTTGGGAAACGGGTTTGGCTTCTGAAACACCATGCCCACTTTCGCCCGCAGTTGCACCGGATCAACGTGCTTGTCATAGATATCTTCGCCGTCAATCAGGATGTCGCCCTGAACACGGCAAACATCAATTGTGTCATTCATCCGATTGATACAACGCAAAAAAGTCGATTTTCCGCACCCCGAAGGCCCAATGAATGCTGTGACCGTTTTGTCTTCAATGTCAACGTTCACGTCTTTGATGGCATGTGTGTCGCCATAATAGACCTGCACATTGCGCGCGCTGATTTTCAGGTTCTGAATGTCCACGGTGTTCTTCGCCATCAGATCTTTCATCGGTCCGTGTCCCCTTTTCAAATGACGTCGCACGAAACTGCGCCGCA encodes:
- the pstB gene encoding phosphate ABC transporter ATP-binding protein PstB, which gives rise to MKDLMAKNTVDIQNLKISARNVQVYYGDTHAIKDVNVDIEDKTVTAFIGPSGCGKSTFLRCINRMNDTIDVCRVQGDILIDGEDIYDKHVDPVQLRAKVGMVFQKPNPFPKSIYDNVAYGPRIHGLARNKADLDNIVERALRRGAIWDEVKDRLDGPGTGLSGGQQQRLCIARAVATEPEVLLMDEPCSALDPIATAQVEELIDELRQNYSVVIVTHSMQQAARVSQKTAFFHLGNLVEYGETGTIFTNPTDARTESYITGRIG